One stretch of Strigops habroptila isolate Jane unplaced genomic scaffold, bStrHab1.2.pri NW_022045634.1_ctg1, whole genome shotgun sequence DNA includes these proteins:
- the LPAR2 gene encoding lysophosphatidic acid receptor 2 yields MPALDAVGCAFRPAAMKHCFYNETVGFFYNNSRKELTTYWRTKDVLVVALGLTVSVIVLLTNLLVITAIIINRRFHYPIYYLLGNLAAADLFAGIAYMFLMFHTGPRTAELSLKTWFIRQSLLDTSLTASVVNLLAIAVERHQTVFTMQLHSKMSNQRVMILIFCIWVTALLLGLIPSYGWHCLCALEKCSSMAPLYSRSYLTFWAISNLVIFLIMVVVYTHIFIYVKRKMTRMSKHTSFHPRYKETMISLVKTVTIILSAFVICWTPGQVVLLLDGLGCKSCNVLAVEKYVLLLAEINSLINAIVYSYRDSEMRSTFRRILCFVCYRNSKYTPTVVKLNTTDRKTLSQNGHFTVDSSI; encoded by the exons ATGCCAGCTTTGGATGCGGTTGGTTGTGCTTTCAG GCCAGCAGCAATGAAGCACTGCTTTTACAATGAGACTGTGGGGTTCTTCTACAACAATAGCCGCAAAGAGCTGACCACGTACTGGAGGACAAAGGATGTCCTGGTGGTTGCCCTCGGCCTGACAGTGAGTGTCATTGTGCTCCTGACCAACCTGCTGGTCATCACCGCTATCATCATCAACCGCCGCTTCCACTACCCCATCTACTACCTGCTGGGGAACTTGGCAGCTGCAGACCTCTTTGCTGGCATCGCTTACATGTTCCTCATGTTCCACACGGGGCCCAGGACAGCAGAGCTCTCTCTGAAGACCTGGTTCATCCGTCAGAGCCTGCTGGACACCAGTTTGACAGCCTCTGTGGTGAACCTGCTAGCAATCGCTGTGGAAAGGCACCAGACTGTGTTCACTATGCAGTTACACAGCAAAATGTCCAACCAGCGTGTGATGATCCTCATCTTCTGTATTTGGgtcacagccctgctcctggggctCATCCCATCCTATGGCTGGCACTGCCTCTGTGCATTGGAGAAGTGCTCCAGCATGGCACCGCTCTACAGCAGGAGCTACCTGACCTTCTGGGCCATCTCCAACCTGGTTATCTTCCTGATCATGGTGGTTGTATACACGCACATCTTCATCTATGTCAAAAGGAAGATGACCCGGATGTCCAAGCACACGAGCTTCCACCCGCGCTACAAGGAGACCATGATCAGCCTGGTCAAGACGGTCACTATCATCCTAA GTGCTTTTGTCATCTGCTGGACTCCAGGACAAGTTGTGCTCCTCCTGGATGGCCTGGGCTGCAAGAGCTGTAATGTTCTAGCAGTGGAGAAGTACGTCCTGTTGCTGGCAGAGATCAACTCCTTGATAAACGCTATCGTCTACTCCTACAGGGACAGCGAGATGCGAAGCACCTTCCGGAGGATCCTCTGCTTTGTGTGTTACAGGAATTCCAAATACACCCCCACGGTGGTGAAGTTAAACACCACAGACCGTAAGACACTGTCTCAGAACGGGCACTTCACTGTAGATTCCTCTATTTAG